Proteins from a genomic interval of Gadus morhua chromosome 19, gadMor3.0, whole genome shotgun sequence:
- the hdhd2 gene encoding LOW QUALITY PROTEIN: haloacid dehalogenase-like hydrolase domain-containing protein 2 (The sequence of the model RefSeq protein was modified relative to this genomic sequence to represent the inferred CDS: inserted 1 base in 1 codon; deleted 4 bases in 3 codons), translated as MSGRRALRAVLVDLSGTLHIEDTAVAGAQEALSRLRQAAVAVRFVTNTTKECKRNLLERLRRLNFDLQEEEIFTSLSAARRLVEQNHQRPLLLVEDSALEDFAGLDTSNPNAVVVGLAPQHFNYQTLNTAFRLVLEGAPLVAVHKARYYQRGDGLALGPGPFVTALEYASGRSAVVVGKPQETFFTQVLSELGCSPXEAVMIGDDARDDVGGAQNAGMRGILVRTGKYRVGDESKISPGPYLTCDSFPDAVDHLLKDLL; from the exons ATGTCAGGCAGGAGGGCCCTGCGGGCGGTGCTGGTGGACCTGAGCGGGACGCTGCATATCGAGGACACGGCCGTA GCAGGAGCCCAGGAGGCTCTGAGCAG GCTCCGCCAGGCCGCGGTG GCCGTGAGGTTTGTGACGAACACGACTAAGGAATGTAAGAGGAATCTTCTGGAA CGCCTGCGACGCCTGAACTTTGACCTCCAG GAAGAGGAGATTTTCACATCACTGAGTGCAGCCAGGAGATTGGTTGAGCAGAACCATCAGCGACCTCTCCTATTGGTGGAGGACAGCGCCCTGGAAGACTTTGCGG gtctagATACGTCCAACCCTAACGCTGTAGTGGTGGGCCTCGCTCCTCAACACTTCAACTACCAGACGCTGAACACAGCCTTCAG GCTGGTGTTGGAAGGCGCCCCCCTAGTGGCGGTCCACAAGGCCCGGTACTACCAGAGAGGGGACGGCCTGGCCCTGGGCCCCGGGCCCTTCGTCACCGCCCTGGAGTACGCCAGCGGCCGCAGCGCCGTGGTCGTGGGGAAACCCCAGGAAACCTTCTTCACTCAG GTCCTGTCAGAGCTGGGATGCAGCC GTGAAGCGGTCATGATAGGAGAC GACGCCAGAGATGATGTGGGAGGGGCCCAGAATGCAGGAATGAGGGGCATCTTGGTGCGGACCG GTAAATACAGAGTAGGAGATGAGAGTAAGATCAGCCCTGGTCCCTACCTCACCTGTGACAGCTTCCCCGACGCTGTGGACCACCTGCTGAAGGACCTGCTCTGA